In the Drosophila takahashii strain IR98-3 E-12201 chromosome 3R, DtakHiC1v2, whole genome shotgun sequence genome, one interval contains:
- the mRpL55 gene encoding large ribosomal subunit protein mL55: MLLKQLPQAVQQIRCISSATTAVTRLHRSVYCRLYPTVVVQPDGSTINIRYHEPRKIIKLPLDLSTLTDAERRARLEARKPRKKVKIMEEVEDNFNAKKYMKYIKKK, from the exons atgCTGCTGAAACAGTTGCCGCAGGCGGTTCAGCAAATTCGCTGCATTTCCTCGGCCACAACCGCGGTAACCAGACTGCATCGCTCTGTTTACTGCCGGCTATATCCCACTGTCGTTGTTCAGCCCGATGGATCCACGATAAACATACGCTATCACGAGCCGAGGAAGATTATCAAG CTTCCCTTGGATCTGAGCACTTTAACCGACGCCGAGCGGAGAGCTCGTCTGGAGGCCCGAAAGCCGCGCAAGAAGGTCAAGATCATGGAGGAAGTGGAGGACAACTTCAATGCCAAGAAGTACATGAAGTACATCAAGAAAAAGTAG